TTTCAACACTTCATTTCCTGCAATTCATTCATATCCCAATGCCTCTTTACAGCATGtcagtgaaatttgaaaaagattctGAAGGGGCAGGGAGAACCATATGTCCAAGATTCCCAGTCTCCCCAACTAATTAAACTCGAGAGCTTGCAGCCATAACGCATTAACTGAGAAATTAAACACAATGAACTCATATCTAAATTGCCTCAATAATTGAAACATTAACTTTTCCTCAAAAAATCATAGATCAAAAAATCGACCtctatgatttttttactttgattgTAAATATAGATCTAGTTGAGAGACAACAACCCAATAGCAGTTGATGTTGTAACCTTTCAGATAACTTCCTTTGATGTTTATGTAACAATCATCAAATAATTTGCTCACTGTTATTCACCTCTCTTGGCATAACTGCGCTTGGAGAGAACTCTAGGAGCATAAAGCTGCAGGACTTTCTGTAGCATAGCCACAAGCCCGGGCttgtctccatcttcttttgccTGCACATGGTATAGATATGAAAAAGCCTACTAATATGCAAGAAACTCGTAGAACAGATATTGGCATTAACATACAGTTTTGCTCGCAAAGGAAACAGACAGAGATGGTATTATCAAATAAGAATCTTCATTGTGATTAAAAAACCACTCAGctctttgagaaattttatcaGCATAAGCAGTGAAGTGATGAAATTTAAATGTCAACCCTAGATAATATATAAAAGCATATTTTCTTACTCTACCTCACATTTTGAGTGGAGTTGCCATCATGAAATGAAGAAATCAATATCGACCACAAAAAGAAGGATGATGATAAGGAGAAGAACTAGCACTTAGTTGAgtcggaaaaaagaaagatcataaTCAGGAAGAACAATTATAACCGAAATATGTTCAGGCAGGTGTCCACAGAAGTAGCAAAGAGACTTACTTGTCTTAACTGTGCATTAACTTCAGAGAGGAATCCTTCATCTAGTTGACCTTCTTGCTCCATTTGCATTACTTCCTAGGAAAAATCTACTCTGCTCAATACATTCGATCACAATATAAACCACTAAGTGTCTAATGAGTGCAAGTATGAGATAGGATGAAATGACAATGAAGCTCCGGGAAAACAATTGCATcttcaaaagaataaaatatctTTATGGGAAGAGAAGCAACAAAGCATGACCAGTTTTAAATTCtctaactctcatttttttttttatttatgcatgACCAATAAGAAATCTACCCATATGGGGTCGAGATTGATGAAAAATAGAAGGCAAAGCAAAGGCCATGTTTGGTGGCCATTTTTCAGCTACTTCTAACTTTTCCCTGTGAACCCTCCAAAATATGGTAATGTTATGAAAGACTATAGACAATTCTatatttcaatatttgcatatctgaaaGTTCTTCAGTATTTCAAGTATAATTAAAGTGTGGGTTCCACAAAATTCCTCAGAAGTTAAAATAGAAGCCCCTAACAGATCCTAAATAAATCATGCATGGACTGGTGAACAATAGAAACAATCAAATTCATCCTCATTGTATGTAGAACAATGAGCTGACTCCATTCAGTGGGATATGGCTCAGCTGTTGCTGAGTGCATGGAACGGTTAGTCATAATTGTAGTATAGATCATTTGAGTGCACTAAATTGCCACAGAAAAGCAACAACTTAGTAGATATTAGAAACACATACTTCCTCCATTGCTTTAAGAGCCTCGGGGTCTCTGGGAGGCCAGGAAATCTCTTCCTTTTCATCAACAACAGGCTTTAAAATTTCCTTGAGAACCTCAGTCGAAGATTCTATCTTTTCCTGCAGAAGAAAGCAACAAAGATAAGGCgcaataataaaataaagaccCTTGATGTACAACCCAGGGTGTTAAAGGTGAATTATCCAAATGTGCTTGCGCATGTAGATGTAGGGGAGAAAGATACATTAGTTTTATGAACTAGGTGGTCCACTATGCTCATAACAGATAGAGCCAATTCCTCGTAATCTTTCTGCATAGAAATGAAATGATGTTAAACCATTTCTCAACAAGTACTAAGGACTGATTTAGCAAAGGAAAGGATTAACACAGCAGTTCAAACAAGTACAAGAACCATGCTTTATCATCTTCTGACTTGCAGGTATCAGTTCTTGCAGCAAGTCTAATCCAGAAGCCCTCATTGAAGGCCAGGATGTTCTCCACAACAGTTTTCTGAAGCTGCATGAAGATTAAAAAGGCAAAATCAGGAGGAAAATATATTCGCAATTTAAATTATTGACCAGTCGTATGGATATCATCTCTCTCCCACTCTCATATGAAAAGTTCTCACTTGATCCTACTCATTAGGGGAGAAAAGCAAAGCATCATCCACTTACCTCCCGTGTAAATTTGCATCCCTCAGAAGATCTATCAACCTGTCAATTTCTACCGTCTTTTTGAAAGCTTCTTCCGCATCTTGACTGACTGCACAGATCAAATTTCTCCTGTATTATTAGACCCAAATGTGCCACTCTATTGTTATTCTTCACTGACATAAAAAGTTGATGAGAAACAGCATAGTGCATATATTCCCACAGCGTTTAAACACATGCGACCTAGAGACCAAAAATATGAGTTGGTAATACACTCTACGAAAGCTGTAAAAGACATTTGGCCAAAGataaattctgaaaaaaagacGGTAGAATACTGCTCGTCCAACATTGCAGTCTCATATAGTGAATAAGTAATACCCTAAAGGAAAATCCTAAACAGCTAATTTAGAATTATGAGTTCAAGTTGGATAGAGAGAAGAttaaggtcaaagaaaccatttcaTCCAATTATCATCGATACCTTTTTGGCGCAATTCTGTTAAAACCACCATCTGAGAACTTTGGAAGGATTTATACAGAAGCACAAAAAAAGGGCCCAATTGAATAACAGATTCGCATGTGCTTTGCTCGGGGTCAGAAGCCTTACAATGGGTCAGATGGCCAACAAAGATGAGAAACAGAGAGCTACAAGAGCTCCTTAACAATGTGGGGGAACATGCATCATTATATTACATTAGTTGTCCAAGCAAACACCATATTACTTCGCATAACTTTCAGAGTTTTGAATATGACCCATTTATAGAGAAAAGCAAATGAGCAAAGAGAAATCTGGACTAATTGTAGGTTCCTATACTCTTACACAATTGGGCAAACcacagagagagatagagacagAGCTATTGTAAACACAGATATATTGTAAACCAAAATGCATCCAGTTAATGAAACCACGAAAAGAACCCGCATCTCATATACAAGCTCGTTCATTGTCATGCAACAGCATCGCTGAAACAACAGAAAACACGACCCCCAGGAACCCGCAAAATGACAGGTTCTACCTCCTTCTGCAGCACGGCTTGAACTTCCCCATACCGAAACACCAGCCGCGTGCATTTCTAAGTGGTTGAGTCTGCGACAGACACGCAAGCCCCAGTGAGACATCAAAGCGTATTGACCAGAAATCAAACAAAAGGGTCCTCCAGCTACGAAGTAGCTTCGCATTGCACAGTTCAATCGGGAACCCAAGTGGAAACCTATCAGTCATCACGTCATGTATCAAGAAAACCCAATCCTCCAACTCGAACCGATTATATTCTCCTCCGCTCCGCTTCATTTCCTCCATCACATTGAATCAtcctcccccaccccccccgaaaaaaaaaaggcttaaaaCACACGAATCGCAGAACCGACATTGAACCACGACATGCGCAGGTCAACATAGGACGAGACGAAGAAGTACCTGACGAAGAGGTGAAGAAGTAGTGAAGCGAAGACATGGCGGTGCACtggagagcgagagcgagagcgaggcCATGTCCGTACTGTGGCGGAagagcaccaccaccaccacgcaACGACCGTTGCAATCGAAACCACCAAGTCCTGACAACGGAATCGACCCGATAATCTCTCGCTGTGGGTGAGCAACATCGTGTGGAGCGCACGCATGTGTGTAGCCGGATCTCGACCTTTGGATCTCGTGGGTCCCAGGATCGAGGGCTGAGGATGGCCGATGCATCTCCCTGCTGGTTCTCTCTTTGGGCTTCGATTGGACCTTCTTTCCGGGTTGCGCCTGTTGGGCCGGAGACCTCATTCTTTTTCGACTTTGAtgacaaaaatctcaaaatcaaATGGAATGAATTGAACTGGGCCGGGCTGTACCGGCCCAATCACGACAGAGCCCGGCACTTTTGGGCCCGTTCAAGGCCCATGGGTCCTAATGGACTGACTCATGCCTGAAACGAATGGTGCcacattttttctctctctctctctctctccttagaACGATTTAGTTACATTTTAAATATCGCAATAGTATGATTGTGTCCAATCGTTCCAATTCAAGCCCGAAGCAATGGCAACTCTATTGGTGAGTTCCACTAGCACGACGTGTACGCGCCAACTCCGCTCCTTCAACTCCTTCAACAAGTAAAATTCGACTATGACGATGAAACATGATTGTTCGACGGTTTGGAGGAACTACAAGGGCGAATGCCAAAAGCTCAATCCCTACCAAATGCTTTGCCAGGTGATAccttcccccccctcccccaataGAAGGCTCATATGCACCCGAGACAGTGGTTCCATTGAGAAGAACGTCCTAGTGTCACGTTATGGCTCGAGATCGATGAGAATGATATCCAGAAGATCTTTTTTTCCAAGTAGGACAaaggattttcaaaatttatcaaaaatatccTCTCAAATAGACTTTCCTTGAAAGTTGGCTCCTAAAGAGAGGCCTAAGTAGATGATTGCGAAAGATACTACCAACTTTGTAAAAAAAGGTTGATAAAAGATCACCATTCATTCTTTAATCTAAAGAAATAACCTCCCTCTTACTCAACTTTAGTTTAATCACCTTTACAACTCAAAAAGGTAATCTAGATTGCAACCTTTCTAAATGGTGGTGTAGCACCTTCCCTTCCGTCCGAATCGGAGTCCGAGAGAAGAATAAGGGGAAAGGTGCTACGAAAGGAAAGGAAGTCGAAAATCGAGACTAgaacaaaattggaaaaattgaaaactgtGGTTTTGAAATAAAGACAACAGCTATCTCTACCACCCTCATTTTGGTAGATCTTGACATACCggatttcataaaaattgaagCCAATATTTGAGAAAGAGAGTGCCTATCGAGCAATTTTCGCTAGATTATACGAGGGTCTCGAGGCCTTAACATCTCGAAACTTTAGCTCTTGTTCGAGACTCGTCTCGCATCCATAGGACCGTTGCGGAATAAGGCTTTGTCACCAAATTGATGTGGAACAGCCCTTCTTGTTACAAAGAGAGCACTTATTTTTCGATCGCCAATTCGAATAATTTGATTGGCAAAAAGATTAAGATTGAGCTAGCTGATAGAAAAGAACAAACTCTAGACTAAAACCAAAGAACGAATATTCTTTGGGTGTTGGGGAATGAAGATTATGTGCAAGGATTGTTGATCGTATTTTATGTGAATTGATCAATTGATTTCTTAAGGCTTTGTTACCAAATTGATGTGGAATAGCCTTTCTTGTTACAAAGAGAGCACTCATTTTTCGATCGTCAATTCGAATAATTTGATTGGCAAAAAGATTAAGATTGAACTAGCCGATAGAAAAGAACAAACTCTAGACTAAAACCAAAGGAACGAATATTCTGTCATTTGGGTAGTTAGGAGTCGGGACAAATGAAGATTAATGTGCCAAAGGATTGTACATGATCCGACGTTATTTTATGTGAATTAGGTCAAATTGATTCCTCCAGTTGTTCCAGGAACTATCTGCCAAAGGGTTGAAAGATTGGTGGGTCGTAAAGTCTaatttaaagataaaaaaaaaaaacgtctcgATTTCTTTGTGTTCGGAAATTTCTAAATTCGTATGTCCGAAAGTCGAGACTTCATGCTTTGTCCACGAAATTAACGAAGTTGTCTTATGGGAGTTCCGACATCCTCGAAACACACTCATTGCCACTGTTTGAGTCAGCATTTGCCAACTCAATTCTTCTACAATTTGTTCCGGCGTTAAATATGTTAACcctttatttgtaattttttttctattagtaAAAGGATGGAGAAGATGGATCCGTGCAACTGCCGTTTCTAAACGTTCTCAAGAGGGTGGACATGCCCAAAGTCATGAACTTTCCTCACATCGGATAGCAAATGCCCAAGTCATGAGCTAATTAGAGATTTGTTAATGATGTGTTCGGGCTAGTCCTTTCGTGAGAAATAGGCAGCTTTTACCGATGGGTTACAACGCCATGCACTTGTTTATTTTCAATTCCGCAACAATATAAAAtagggatctctctctctctttctttttttttatggaggtTTCGGTAACCTTAAGGCTTATCGAGCACTCTATACACCCGATGAACTAATTAAATCCAGACTTTTGGCATGTACCGATGGACTTGACCAGAGTAGTTTGCACATGAAATTCAAAATGGCGATCTACGGATGAGTTGGGAAATCCCAAAACATCCCAACCAATTGCATAGATtccaaaaggtttataattgagaATTCCAGTTTTCTGTGTAAGAATTTGTCATTGTGCTGCACGAATATgttactttgaaaaaaaaaaatttaacctaTCACGTCAAAACCCACTACCAATAGCCGCCCCGACTCAACAAAGTAAGGGCCTAACTAACTTTGTCTTATATAGGTTTTTTAAATTGGCTAGATTTTGTTTGGAGGGATGATAAGTCACCCCATTACATAGATCATAGGGACGATGTCATTAAGACAAAATTGATGGGTTTTGGTTTTTGTTACTTTATTTTAGTCAAGGTGAAGTTTAGACACAAAATATGGGAAGCTGTTCTTATTATCAAGGAAGAAATGTGACAAAATTGTAAGTAGATGCAACATCTgcgatcattttttgcatttgtttgcTGAAAGTGAGGATGCAAATCAGCATTTTAGGAAAACGAAGTATGTAAATTGGTCATGAAGTAGAAAGTCGAATGGGTTTTTGATGCTCTTGCCAAATCCGTTTGTGTCGATCGAAAGCGCAGCATAAAAGGTTATAATATGTgcctcagattttttttaaaaaaaaatataaaaaaaaatttttttttttttattatcgaatATGCATTTTGCATAAGGAAATGGTTGAGTATTCTTCTTTATTCGATCtgtgaaaaaaatatgaaggtGCTCATTAATGCAATTCTATGTACTTATATAGTGAATAGGAGCAATGTAAAAAATCAGACAAATGTTCTTGGACCTGAAGGAAGaacagactttttttttttttttttttttcggtcgaaaaaCTACTAGCTTTTTATTGATTACCCAAAGAGTTCGTAAACACTACACCTGTTAAAGGGGCTTCCAAATATAAAAGGTCCCATAAAGGTTGGGGTGGCCTAGCTATCCACGAGAAAGGACGATCATTGGACAGATGGGCTTTTGCGAGCCAATCTGCTACTTTGTTTGCGGATCTCAAACGATGGGCCAGAGATAAGCACTTGTAATGGGCCATTCGTTCTTGGGCTTTAGCAATCAGTGGTTCAAAATCTACCACTTCTGCGCGGTCTAACTTAATGTTAATAATACTCTCTCTCCTCGAGTCGTATCTCTTCAGCTTCAACTAGAGCCATCACCTCCGTTTGGATCGCCGACGAAGAAGGGACTTTGACAGCGAAACCATCCAGCAGCGATCCCGTTTCGTCTCGAAGAACACCCGAGATCACCCCTTCGGTCGCCTCTTCACAGAAAGCTCCGTCGACGTTGATCTTGAAGGTTCATGGCTTCGGTGAGACCCATACCTCAGTTGATTGAGCTTTTTCAGTATAAAGATTCGATCTTTGTGAGTTGCACTTGCTAAAATTTCCGTGTAATACCTTAGCTGCATCAATTAGGGACTTCGGATCTGGTGGTTTCCTTCTGAAGACAAATTAATTTCTTGCTTTCCACAAAAACCACTGCAGGGACGCAATATCTTCAAAGGTGGGTGAATTCTCATTCTGTAGCACAAGATATTGTAACCAAGCCTCAAATCGTGTTATATTTTGACGCGAGAACTGTACATTGACTTTAGGATCTTTCCAAACAGCTTCTGTCCAAGCGCAGAGTAAAAATAGGTGCTCAATTGTCTCTGTTTCTTGCTTACAGAAAAGGCAAGCTGGCGATGCTAAGATTCTCCTCTTGTAAAGATTCTCCATAGTGGGAATTGCATTTTGACATAAACTCCAGATAAAGGTTTTTATTTTGGGGGGCATTTTCATACCCCAAATCTGAAGCCAGAGTTTTCTAGACGGCTGGAAAGATAACAATGCATGTGTGTTCTATTGTAGTTTATCCCTTTCTCGGATGAAATTGTAGGCACTTTTAACCGTATAGTTCCCTGACTTTCGACTTTGTCCATCTCAATTTGTCCTGTTTGGTCGAAGGATTGAGTGGCATAGCTAGGACTTCTTTGACTGTTTGTTCATCGAAAAGTCCACTAAGTTTTTGAGCATCCCAGCACAGTCTCTTGGAACAATTAGTTCAGCCACTGTTTTGGGGTCATTCCAATTTGCTGGTCCCCCTATAATCCCTTTCTTCAGCCATCTGTCTTCCCTGATATTAATGTCTTTCCCAGTACCTACAGTCCATATCACTGATTCAGCAATATTGTCCCTTCCCATCATCAAACTTTGCCACCCCCATGAGGGACGAGAGCCCCTCCTTGCATTCCAAAATGGGGACGAAGGAAAGTAAATTCCTTTTAATACTTGACTGCATAAGGCTGACTCATCTTGAGATATTATCCATGCCTGTTTGCACAATATAGCCTTGTTAAACGTCATCAAATCTTTGAATCCTAGCCCCCCTTCATCTTTCCTTGTTTTGAGCACCTCCCACCTTTTCCAGTGAAATCCCTTACATGATTCTCCATTTTTCCACCAAAAAGCTGCTGTTCTCTTTTCTATGGATTGGCACATTGActtttggattttaaatataGACATGGCATATTGGGGGATTGCTTGTACCACAGCTTTAATCAGCACGTCTTTTCCAGCCTTTGAGATTAAGTTTTCCTTCCATCCCTCTAGCTTTCTGTTCACTTTAGCCaaaatccatgaaaatatttcctttttgaaGCTCCCCAATCCGAAGGTATCCCTAAAtacttcccaattttttcaatttctgggACTCGAAATTCTGCTGCCATATTGCTTCTCAATAACTGTGGGCAGCATGAGCAAAAAGAGATACTGGACTTGTTACGATTAATTTCCTACCCCAAAGCCAAACAATATTCATTCAATATCATTGCTAAGTTCTAGCATTCTCTCACTCTCCCATCTAGAAAGAAAATTGAGTCATTGGCAAACAGGAGATGTGACAAGGTTGGATAAGATTTGTTAAAGCTTGATTCCCACTAAAGTCCTTTCTTGGATTGCCTTTCTCATCAAGGACGAGAGTGTATTAGCCAT
The sequence above is drawn from the Rhodamnia argentea isolate NSW1041297 chromosome 9, ASM2092103v1, whole genome shotgun sequence genome and encodes:
- the LOC115730590 gene encoding uncharacterized protein LOC115730590; this encodes MNELVYEMRVLFVVSLTGCILVYNISVFTIALSLSLSVLQKTVVENILAFNEGFWIRLAARTDTCKSEDDKKDYEELALSVMSIVDHLVHKTNEKIESSTEVLKEILKPVVDEKEEISWPPRDPEALKAMEEEVMQMEQEGQLDEGFLSEVNAQLRQAKEDGDKPGLVAMLQKVLQLYAPRVLSKRSYAKRGNEVLKAEKFLEVLIKAPEEEWNKLLLDGMTFGKGDVSPEDLYAVIKKRIERTLIRTEGGSYQQRVLTEYLKGIQSRAEEVVQILQGKPE